One window of the Anguilla rostrata isolate EN2019 chromosome 13, ASM1855537v3, whole genome shotgun sequence genome contains the following:
- the LOC135238619 gene encoding immunoglobulin-like and fibronectin type III domain-containing protein 1, protein MWKRQKASEMPAGHGFPATANGTVAIKKKSKVPGVMITQFVEELPEGKSTPDFTRKPIALTIQEGKLAIFKASVIGDPKPTVTWARNKGDMEDPGKYQHVYDEVADEYTIQIPNVSPDQADTYKCFATNEFGKAICTATLNVIKVAFQMTGKEEATKEDPAEFRKILKTRAVRPKPEPRKDGEVDPKFWEILLSSEKKDYERICAEFGVTNFRWMLTKLNQIKKQREKEQAEFIENLSKLKHIEIKPNGLAQFEFTMDLKNPNSQILLYKDGEMILVSSDEDSKHHLKKTGRKYTFSIKDLTLSDAGLYQVYVEDATIFSTDFKITPVEFVVKIQEVKAKEREDAAFECVLSHPFPKILWMGKNKPLEQGDKYDITVSKDMLTHRLVVKDCMLVDKGIYAAVAGIKSCSAWLVVEGDTDPSMRGKKKVRKTTCAVGAKAPVEEKLPAKEEPKPEPVAVAEVVDAGSGEGGAGDGSGLGDGPELNDTGGDGLGVSDGTEEEKKSTRTGPLVADVVISPGAHFISGLQDTSTTKGQTVELVCELSTDNSTGSWYKDGKLLTPGDGFTVQKDGAFHKLIISNCQDHHAGKYRFEVDGRKSEAMLVVQDPPRFDADALAEFSKPVVVRAGEKATFKMTFVGRDPMKVQWYMEDEEQLDGGNTKVEITSQQSRLLRSKCQRKDSGEVKIKIKNEFGTIEAKSRLIVLDKPTPPQGPADVLESSAHCIEFKWRPPKDDGGSPVTGYVLERQQVGRNAWKKVGEVPGDPPLYRDADVAHGRKYRYRVRAVTAEGVSEAMETDDITAGTKAYPGPPAAPKVVSAFKDCINLQWVAPNNTGGTAIVGYNLEKRKKGSNLWGLVNPPDDPIKEKKYAVKEVIEGMEYEFRVSAINFSGAGEPSPPSEIVIARDPKKPPGKVLDLKVTDSTYSTLCLAWSKPGVEEGVQDEAKGYFVEIRPVESQDWHRCNANAIIMTTYTVKGLKAMAMYWVRVIATNDGGEGDPQELDNYIIAMPPPVRPRFTDSNMETLMVVRVGNSVRVKINFEASPMPDIIWLKDGMPVSKRITVSNTERGSLLLIPTSEHSDTGVYTIIVKNIVGQETFSIEIRVTDEPKPPGPVELEQNVAGTVTLSWTPSPDEKRDDRLHYAVAKRDPVKRAWETVADRLFNNKCTVCNIVPGQEYYFRVCAKNDVGLSMPSRSPVWRDEKTREKFTVVIPSSEACNPETPPSFLVPLKMHAAPQGYECYMSCAVRGDPAPHVTWYRDNVSLNTNTNYYITNTCGVCSMLILRVGHQDMGEYKVLAENPLGRAECSTKLTVRE, encoded by the exons ATGTGGAAAAGGCAGAAAGCATCCGAGATGCCCGCCGGGCATG GTTTTCCAGCCACGGCCAACGGAACAG TGGCAATcaaaaaaaagtccaaagtTCCAGGTGTCATGATCACACAGTTTGTGGAGGAGCTTCCAGAAGGAAAAAGTACCCCGGACTTCACCCGCAAACCCATCGCCTTAACTATTCAGGAGG GTAAATTAGCCATCTTCAAAGCGAGCGTTATTGGGGATCCTAAACCAACAGTAACGTGGGCGAGAAACAAGGGAGACATGGAGGACCCCGGGAAATACCAGCATGTATACGACGAAGTGGCTGATGAGTACACTATACAG ATCCCCAACGTATCACCAGACCAAGCAGACACCTACAAATGCTTTGCAACCAATGAGTTTGGAAAAGCAATCTGCACTGCCACACTGAATGTTATTAAAG TTGCATTTCAGATGACAGGGAAAGAAGAAG CTACTAAAGAGGACCCAGCAGAGTTCAGAAAAATTCTGAAGACACG GGCCGTGAGACCCAAACCTGAGCCAAGGAAGGATGGAGAAGTAGACCCAAAATTCTGGGAAATTTTGCTGAGTTCGGAAAAAAAAGACTACGAACGCATCTGCGCTGAGTTTGGCGTCACCAACTTCCGCTGGATGCTGACGAAGCTGAACCAGataaaaaagcagagagagaaagagcaagcgGAG TTTATCGAGAACCTTTCTAAGCTGAAACATATCGAGATCAAACCAAACGGTTTGGCGCAGTTTGAATTCACCATGGATCTAAAGAACCCCAACAGTCAAATACTCCTCTACAAg GACGGTGAAATGATTCTTGTCAGCAGTGATGAGGACTCCAAGCATCACCTCAAGAAAACGGGCAGGAAATACACGTTCAGCATCAAGGATCTGACCCTGAGCGACGCTGGGCTGTACCAGGTTTACGTTGAGGATGCCACCATCTTCTCCACTGACTTTAAGA TCACCCCCGTTGAGTTCGTCGTCAAAATACAGGAAGTGAaggcgaaagagagagaggacgccGCCTTCGAGTGCgtcctctctcacccctttcCAAAGATCCTGTGGATGGGCAAGAACAAGCCCCTGGAACAAGGGGACAAGTATGACATCACGGTGTCCAAGGACATGCTCACCCACAGGCTGGTGGTGAAGGACTGCATGCTGGTGGACAAGGGGATCTACGCAGCTGTGGCTGGCATCAAATCCTGCAGCGCCTGGCTTGTAGTAGAAG GTGACACCGACCCAAGCATGCGTGGCAAAAAGAAAGTCCGGAAAACCACCTGTGCAGTCGGGGCCAAGGCCCCCGTGGAGGAGAAGCTGCCAGCCAAGGAGGAGCCAAAGCCGGAGCCTGTGGCCGTGGCCGAGGTGGTCGATGCGGGCagcggagagggaggagctggggaCGGATCGGGACTGGGGGACGGACCAGAGCTGAACGACACAGGGGGTGACGGACTGGGGGTGTCCGACGgaacagaggaggagaagaaaagcaCCAGAACTGGCCCACTAGTTGCAGACGTGGTCATAT CTCCGGGTGCTCACTTCATCAGTGGTTTACAAGACACCAGTACCACAAAGGGCCAGACAGTGGAGCtggtctgtgagctcagcacCGACAACAGCACCGGCTCCTGGTACAAAGACGGGAAGCTG ctGACCCCCGGCGATGGATTTACAGTACAGAAGGACGGAGCCTTCCACAAACTGATCATCAGTAACTGCCAGGACCACCACGCAGGGAAATACAGATTTGAGGTCGACGGGCGAAAATCGGAAGCGATGCTCGTTGTTCAAG ACCCTCCCAGATTTGATGCCGATGCTCTGGCTGAATTCTCAAAGCCTGTTGTCGTGAGAGCTGGTGAGAAAGCAACCTTCAAGATGACCTTTGTGGGTCGCGACCCAATGAAGGTCCAGTGGTACATGGAGGACGAGGAGCAGCTGGATGGCGGAAACACAAAGGTTGAGATAACGTCCCAGCAGAGTCGATTACTTCGTAGCAAGTGCCAGCGCAAAGACAGCGGAGAGGTCAAGATCAAGATCAAGAACGAGTTTGGCACCATCGAAGCTAAATCCAGACTTATTGTCTTGG ACAAGCCAACCCCGCCGCAGGGCCCGGCGGACGTGCTGGAAAGCTCCGCCCACTGCATCGAGTTCAAGTGGAGGCCCCCGAAGGACGATGGCGGCTCCCCCGTGACCGGCTACGTCCTGGAGCGCCAGCAGGTGGGACGCAACGCCTGGAAGAAGGTCGGGGAAGTCCCCGGGGACCCGCCGCTCTACAGGGACGCGGACGTGGCGCACGGCAGGAAGTACCGCTACCGGGTGAGGGCGGTCACGGCAGAGGGCGTGAGCGAAGCCATGGAGACCGATGACATCACGGCTGGAACCAAGG CATATCCGGGTCCACCAGCCGCACCCAAAGTGGTCAGTGCTTTCAAGGACTGTATTAATCTCCAATGGGTCGCCCCAAACAACACCGGAGGAACTGCCATTGTGGGCTACAACCTGGAGAAACGCAAGAAGGGCAGCAACCTCTGGGGTCTAGTCAACCCGCCGGACGACCCCATTAAAG AGAAAAAGTACGCCGTCAAAGAGGTCATTGAGGGAATGGAGTACGAGTTCCGGGTGTCCGCGATAAACTTTTCTGGGGCAGGGGAACCCAGCCCCCCTTCGGAGATCGTAATCGCAAGAGACCCCAAAA AGCCCCCAGGAAAAGTTTTGGACCTGAAAGTGACAGACTCCACCTACAGCACCTTGTGCCTGGCCTGGTCTAAGCCCGGTGTAGAAGAGGGAGTCCAAGATGAAGCCAAAGGCTATTTTGTGGAGATTAGGCCAGTGGAGAGCCAAGATTGGCATCGCTGCAATGCCAATGCCATCATAATGACCACGTACACCGTGAAGGGTCTGAAGGCCATGGCCATGTACTGGGTCAGGGTGATCGCCACCAAcgatgggggagagggggaccCCCAAGAACTGGATAACTACATCATCGCCATGCCTCCCCCTG TGAGGCCAAGGTTCACAGATTCAAACATGGAGACTTTAATGGTGGTCCGAGTTGGAAATTCTGTGAGAGTCAAAATCAACTTTGAG GCCTCCCCGATGCCAGACATAATTTGGCTGAAGGACGGGATGCCCGTGTCCAAACGGATAACCGTTAGCAATACGGAGAGAGGATCCCTGCTCCTGATTCCCACATCGGAGCATTCTGACACAGGCGTCTACACCATCATCGTCAAGAACATAGTCGGCCAGGAAACCTTCAGCATTGAGATCAGAGTCACAG ATGAGCCCAAACCCCCGGGGCCCGTGGAGCTGGAGCAGAACGTGGCCGGCACCGTGACGTTATCATGGACACCGTCCCCGGACGAGAAGCGCGACGACCGGCTCCACTACGCGGTGGCCAAGCGCGACCCGGTCAAGCGGGCCTGGGAGACCGTGGCCGACCGCCTCTTCAACAACAAGTGCACCGTCTGCAACATCGTCCCCGGCCAGGAGTACTACTTCAGAGTCTGCGCCAAGAATGACGTGGGCCTCTCCATGCCTTCCAGATCGCCAGTCTGGAGGGACGAGAAGACCAGAG AGAAGTTCACCGTCGTCATTCCCTCGTCTGAGGCCTGTAACCCAGAGACCCCGCCATCCTTCCTGGTCCCGCTGAAGATGCACGCCGCGCCCCAAGGCTACGAGTGCTACATGAGCTGTGCCGTGCGGGGCGACCCCGCGCCCCACGTCACATGGTACAGGGACAACGTCAGCctcaacaccaacaccaactaCTACATCACCAACACCTGCGGCGTGTGCTCCATGCTCATCCTCAGGGTCGGGCATCAAGACATGGGGGAGTACAAAGTCCTCGCGGAAAACCCGCTGGGCCGAGCGGAGTGCTCCACCAAGCTCACCGTCAGAG